Proteins encoded together in one Thermomonospora curvata DSM 43183 window:
- a CDS encoding class I SAM-dependent methyltransferase: MKLADAVAFFGHQVHICRFREAGTLLRWMGDDLRGKKVLDVAGGDGYWAGRARRRGALAVSLDLARSKMLYGKTLAHAPALIEGDALALPFADASFDAVLSVCAIEHFTDGARSLAEMARVLKPGGELFLSADVLSRADAWPKLRDAHKAKYHVQHTYTHRSLGELMGEHGLEMVTYSYQFRTAAAERLYLSLSAYGGRVGFNAAAPLVPLVALADRRAPNERGSIVLVRARKRP; the protein is encoded by the coding sequence ATGAAGCTTGCTGATGCGGTGGCCTTCTTCGGCCACCAGGTGCACATCTGCCGGTTCCGCGAGGCCGGGACGCTGCTGCGGTGGATGGGCGATGACCTGCGCGGCAAAAAGGTGCTGGACGTCGCCGGCGGCGATGGGTACTGGGCCGGGCGGGCGCGCAGGCGCGGCGCGCTGGCGGTCTCGCTCGACCTGGCCCGCTCCAAGATGCTCTACGGCAAGACGCTGGCGCACGCCCCGGCGCTGATCGAGGGGGACGCCCTGGCGCTGCCGTTCGCCGACGCCAGCTTCGATGCGGTGCTGTCGGTCTGCGCCATCGAGCACTTCACCGACGGCGCCCGCTCGCTGGCGGAGATGGCGCGGGTCCTCAAGCCCGGCGGGGAGCTGTTCCTGTCCGCCGACGTGCTCAGCCGCGCCGACGCCTGGCCCAAGCTGCGCGATGCGCACAAGGCCAAGTACCACGTCCAGCACACCTACACCCACCGTTCGCTGGGCGAGCTCATGGGCGAGCACGGCCTGGAGATGGTGACCTACTCCTACCAGTTCCGCACCGCGGCGGCCGAGCGGCTGTACCTGTCGCTGTCGGCCTACGGCGGCCGGGTGGGCTTCAACGCCGCAGCCCCCCTGGTGCCGCTGGTGGCGCTGGCCGACCGGCGGGCCCCCAACGAGCGGGGCAGCATCGTGCTGGTGCGGGCGCGCAAGCGGCCCTGA
- a CDS encoding lysylphosphatidylglycerol synthase transmembrane domain-containing protein, which produces MISKQRAMGAVRALLVLSAVAFCAYSLVSQWEETTQALARMSWTALVGAFLAGVGGLVAWMLGWRVFLAGLGSPLPLVAASRLSFISGLGKYVPGKVWALVTQMELGRRYRIPRIRNISSSLLAIASTTASGLAVAAVTLPLTSPQATADFWWLFLLAPVLLACLHPRIVTWGIDLLLKIARRPPLEHPVSLGVTLRAVAWEVVGWALFGLHTWLIADAAGGDGHGLPLLATGAYALAFTTGFLVFIAPNGLGAREAVIVLTLSPALPPGAPLVVALVSRVLLTLADLACAALAFAAGHGDGNEVTPHRLEGDRQPIKERS; this is translated from the coding sequence GTGATTTCCAAGCAGCGGGCCATGGGCGCGGTTCGGGCCCTGTTGGTGCTGTCCGCCGTGGCCTTCTGCGCCTACAGCCTGGTGTCCCAGTGGGAGGAGACCACTCAGGCGCTGGCGCGGATGTCGTGGACGGCGCTGGTGGGGGCCTTCCTGGCCGGTGTCGGCGGGCTGGTGGCGTGGATGCTGGGCTGGCGGGTCTTCCTGGCCGGGCTGGGCTCTCCCCTGCCACTGGTGGCCGCCTCGCGGCTGTCGTTCATCTCCGGGCTGGGCAAGTACGTGCCGGGCAAGGTGTGGGCGCTGGTCACCCAGATGGAGCTGGGCCGCCGGTACCGCATCCCCCGCATCCGCAACATCAGCTCCTCCCTGCTGGCCATCGCCTCGACCACCGCGTCCGGGCTGGCGGTGGCGGCGGTGACGCTGCCGCTGACCTCCCCGCAGGCCACCGCGGACTTTTGGTGGCTGTTCCTGCTGGCGCCGGTGCTGCTGGCCTGCCTGCATCCGCGGATCGTCACCTGGGGCATCGACCTGCTGCTGAAGATCGCGCGGCGTCCCCCGCTGGAGCACCCGGTGAGCCTGGGGGTGACGCTGCGGGCGGTGGCCTGGGAGGTCGTGGGCTGGGCGCTGTTCGGCCTGCACACCTGGCTGATCGCCGACGCCGCCGGCGGGGACGGCCACGGCCTGCCGCTGCTGGCCACCGGCGCTTACGCGCTGGCCTTCACCACCGGTTTCCTGGTCTTCATCGCCCCCAACGGCCTGGGCGCCCGGGAGGCGGTGATCGTCTTGACCCTCTCGCCGGCCCTGCCCCCCGGCGCCCCGCTGGTGGTGGCGCTGGTCTCCCGGGTGCTGCTGACGCTGGCCGATCTGGCCTGCGCGGCGTTGGCGTTCGCGGCGGGACACGGCGACGGGAATGAAGTGACCCCTCACAGACTTGAGGGGGATAGACAGCCGATTAAGGAGAGATCGTGA
- the trxA gene encoding thioredoxin, translating into MSAPIKVTDETFDELVLKSDKPVLVDFWADWCGPCRMISPILDEIAAEYADKLTVAKLNADENPATVAQAGVQGLPTLNLYVNGEVVEQIVGAKPKRALLSTLAPHLGVVAK; encoded by the coding sequence GTGAGCGCACCGATCAAGGTGACCGACGAGACGTTCGATGAGCTCGTCCTCAAGAGCGACAAGCCCGTGCTGGTGGACTTCTGGGCCGACTGGTGCGGCCCGTGCCGGATGATCTCGCCGATCCTGGACGAGATCGCCGCCGAGTACGCCGACAAGCTCACGGTCGCCAAGCTGAACGCCGACGAGAACCCCGCCACCGTCGCCCAGGCGGGTGTGCAGGGTCTGCCCACCCTGAACCTGTACGTCAACGGCGAGGTCGTCGAACAGATCGTCGGCGCCAAGCCCAAGCGGGCCCTCCTGTCCACCCTCGCCCCGCACCTGGGAGTCGTCGCCAAGTAA
- a CDS encoding ATP-binding protein: MNVTEVGFGRQLLATPAAVGVVRTYVKAQLEKFGYPHAVADAQLVAAELATNALAVSERGGSIRVFLGHRPRGLVLGVWDADPHMPERKPPPRLTPETLDLDPGGFDDNGGWGLMIVEALVRDLWIERPACGGKWVCVALNV; this comes from the coding sequence GTGAACGTAACGGAGGTGGGATTCGGGCGGCAACTGCTGGCCACGCCGGCGGCGGTCGGCGTGGTGCGCACCTACGTGAAGGCGCAGCTTGAGAAGTTCGGCTACCCCCATGCGGTGGCGGACGCGCAGCTGGTCGCGGCCGAGCTGGCCACCAACGCGCTGGCGGTCAGCGAGCGGGGCGGGAGCATCCGGGTCTTTCTCGGGCATCGGCCCCGCGGGCTGGTGCTGGGGGTCTGGGACGCCGATCCGCACATGCCCGAGCGGAAGCCGCCTCCACGGCTGACTCCCGAGACGCTCGACCTGGACCCGGGCGGCTTCGATGACAACGGGGGCTGGGGGCTGATGATCGTCGAAGCGCTCGTCCGCGACCTGTGGATCGAGCGGCCGGCCTGTGGCGGCAAGTGGGTCTGCGTGGCGCTCAACGTCTGA
- a CDS encoding helix-turn-helix domain-containing protein, whose translation MRVGQPPDPKSNLWNFIAFYLRFLRNQRGLSLEAMGRIMGCSRSSVSRIELGETRLDTKQAILIDRAWDIGGLFQTLMWYASIGHDPSWFSQYLDKERKAGVIKTYEANVIPGLFQTEDYARALLSTGDVPNTEEVLQRRIGRQEILEREVPPFVSAILNQNALEWPVGSPEIMRRQLARVLELSERKRIVVRVVPRTWDVGAFPGLDGSFLLMAGDDFGEVAYSESPGCGRLVSAPSDVQSYVIRWNQISAKALPETPSRKLIEKAMESFE comes from the coding sequence ATGCGCGTGGGCCAGCCTCCGGACCCCAAGTCCAACCTGTGGAACTTCATCGCGTTCTACCTGCGGTTTCTCCGTAACCAACGGGGGCTCTCACTGGAGGCCATGGGTCGGATCATGGGCTGCAGCCGATCATCGGTTTCCCGCATCGAGCTGGGTGAGACCCGGCTGGACACAAAACAGGCAATTCTGATCGACCGGGCCTGGGACATCGGCGGGCTGTTCCAGACGCTCATGTGGTACGCCTCGATCGGACACGACCCGTCGTGGTTCAGTCAGTACCTCGACAAGGAGCGCAAGGCCGGAGTGATCAAGACGTACGAGGCCAACGTCATCCCCGGGTTGTTCCAGACGGAGGACTACGCACGAGCGCTTCTCAGCACCGGTGATGTGCCCAACACAGAGGAGGTGCTGCAACGCAGGATCGGCCGGCAAGAGATCCTCGAGCGTGAGGTCCCCCCGTTCGTATCAGCGATCTTGAACCAGAACGCGCTGGAGTGGCCTGTCGGCTCTCCAGAGATCATGCGTCGTCAGCTGGCGCGTGTCTTGGAGCTGTCGGAACGGAAGCGAATAGTCGTCCGCGTAGTCCCCCGGACCTGGGACGTCGGAGCTTTTCCCGGCCTTGACGGAAGCTTCCTGCTCATGGCTGGAGATGACTTCGGAGAAGTGGCCTACTCGGAGTCTCCTGGATGTGGCCGGTTGGTCTCGGCACCCTCTGACGTACAGTCGTATGTGATCCGGTGGAACCAGATCAGCGCCAAGGCGCTACCTGAAACTCCCTCAAGAAAGCTGATCGAGAAAGCGATGGAGTCCTTCGAATGA
- a CDS encoding DUF397 domain-containing protein, translated as MTNKIVWRKSSRSGTQEGNCVEVAALPEGIGLRDSKNPAAGHLAVSRRHFTALVRKIKNS; from the coding sequence ATGACCAACAAGATCGTTTGGCGCAAGTCCAGCCGCAGCGGCACTCAGGAGGGCAACTGCGTCGAGGTCGCCGCACTGCCCGAAGGCATCGGCCTGCGCGACTCTAAGAACCCCGCCGCCGGGCACCTGGCCGTCTCCCGCCGGCACTTCACCGCTTTGGTACGCAAGATCAAAAACAGCTGA
- a CDS encoding DUF397 domain-containing protein has translation MTAWRKSSHSGTNQSTCLEVAVLPSGIGLRNSKNPAAGHLTASPHCFAALLQRIRNS, from the coding sequence ATGACCGCCTGGCGGAAGTCCAGCCACAGCGGAACGAATCAAAGCACGTGCCTCGAGGTCGCCGTGCTCCCCAGTGGGATTGGCCTGCGTAACTCCAAGAACCCTGCCGCCGGTCATCTCACCGCCTCTCCCCATTGTTTCGCCGCCCTACTGCAGAGAATCCGGAACAGCTAG
- a CDS encoding DUF4180 domain-containing protein yields the protein MPDVIQERAGVQVLVCDESGPPVATVQDALDLIGAAFAGAEVVAVPADRLEESFFSLSTRLAGEIMQKFVNYRLRLAIIGDISHHLETSTALRALVRESNRSDHIWFLPDLAALDARLSEL from the coding sequence ATGCCTGACGTGATCCAGGAAAGAGCCGGCGTCCAGGTCCTGGTGTGCGACGAAAGCGGCCCTCCCGTGGCGACCGTCCAGGACGCCCTGGACCTGATCGGCGCGGCCTTCGCCGGCGCCGAGGTGGTGGCCGTGCCCGCCGACAGGCTGGAGGAGAGCTTCTTCTCCCTGAGCACCCGCCTCGCCGGCGAAATCATGCAGAAATTCGTCAACTACCGGCTACGCCTGGCCATCATCGGCGACATCTCCCACCACCTGGAGACCAGCACGGCCCTGCGCGCCCTCGTCCGGGAGTCCAACCGCTCCGACCACATATGGTTCCTGCCCGACTTGGCCGCCCTGGACGCCCGGCTCAGCGAGCTGTAG
- a CDS encoding helix-turn-helix domain-containing protein, whose protein sequence is MSEKLYSVEEVARLLGLHVRTVRGYIRSGRLKAVRIGKQYRIAPADLEKLTGRTLPARPSRAARVEVSSIVQIDGIDRAAADRLGTLVLAGANTTADPTSPLHVQTIHDKEQARLKIVIMGGATATADLLRLLDAVLDGENGLLTGRDGNA, encoded by the coding sequence ATGAGTGAAAAACTGTACTCAGTGGAGGAGGTTGCCCGTCTCCTAGGCCTGCACGTGCGCACGGTGCGCGGCTACATCCGCTCCGGCCGGCTCAAGGCGGTGCGGATCGGCAAGCAGTACCGCATCGCCCCCGCCGACCTGGAGAAGCTCACCGGACGGACGCTCCCGGCCCGCCCTTCCCGGGCCGCGCGGGTGGAGGTGTCGAGCATCGTGCAGATCGACGGCATCGACCGGGCCGCGGCCGACCGGCTGGGCACGCTGGTCCTGGCCGGAGCGAACACCACCGCGGACCCCACCAGCCCCCTGCACGTCCAAACGATCCACGACAAGGAGCAAGCCCGCTTGAAGATCGTGATCATGGGTGGCGCCACCGCCACCGCCGACCTGCTCCGCCTGCTGGACGCCGTGCTCGACGGCGAGAACGGCCTGCTCACCGGAAGGGACGGCAATGCCTGA
- a CDS encoding glycosyltransferase family 4 protein: MRIAIVGPAFPYKGGGAHHTTELAHRLAGAGHDVVIESWRAQYPSFLYPGQQTIDAPEGEPFPRTRRDLAWYRPDGWLRTGRRLRSADLVVLAVLTPVQVPSYLGILRGVGGRARAVALCHNVLPHERKPYDVPLMKALLRRVDAVLTHSAQQAELARTLTARPVTVAEMPPHLPARAPAKAGRGEGVRNRLLFFGIVRPYKGLDVLLRALAAGPPEVRLTVAGEFWGGVDDTRALIASLGLEERVDLRPGYVPAAEVPALFAEADALVLPYRSATASQNVWMAHEHGIPVIATRVGSFPEQVADGVDGLLCDPDDVASLTEALNRFYAPGEPQRLRAAVRPVDDAPLWDAYVKSLLAG; the protein is encoded by the coding sequence GTGAGGATCGCCATCGTCGGCCCCGCCTTCCCCTACAAGGGCGGCGGCGCCCACCACACCACCGAGCTGGCCCACCGCCTGGCCGGGGCCGGCCACGACGTGGTGATCGAGTCCTGGAGGGCCCAGTACCCGTCCTTCCTGTACCCCGGGCAGCAGACCATCGACGCCCCCGAGGGCGAGCCGTTCCCGCGCACCCGCCGCGACCTGGCCTGGTACCGCCCGGACGGCTGGCTGCGCACCGGACGCCGCCTGCGCTCGGCCGACCTGGTGGTGCTGGCCGTGCTCACCCCCGTCCAAGTCCCCTCCTACCTGGGCATCCTGCGGGGAGTGGGCGGGCGGGCCCGTGCGGTGGCGCTGTGCCACAACGTCCTGCCGCACGAGCGCAAGCCCTATGACGTGCCGCTGATGAAGGCGCTGCTGCGCCGCGTGGACGCCGTGCTGACCCATTCGGCCCAGCAGGCCGAGCTGGCCCGCACTCTCACCGCGCGTCCGGTGACCGTCGCCGAGATGCCCCCGCACCTGCCCGCCCGGGCGCCGGCGAAGGCAGGCAGGGGCGAGGGTGTGCGCAACCGCCTGCTGTTCTTCGGCATCGTCCGCCCCTACAAGGGCCTGGACGTCCTGCTGCGCGCCCTGGCCGCGGGCCCGCCCGAGGTGCGGCTGACCGTGGCGGGCGAGTTCTGGGGCGGCGTGGACGACACCCGCGCGCTCATCGCCTCCCTGGGCTTGGAGGAGCGGGTCGATCTGCGCCCCGGCTACGTCCCGGCCGCCGAGGTGCCCGCCCTGTTCGCCGAGGCCGACGCGCTGGTGCTGCCCTACCGTTCGGCCACGGCCTCCCAGAACGTGTGGATGGCCCACGAGCACGGCATCCCGGTGATCGCCACCCGCGTCGGCAGCTTCCCCGAGCAGGTCGCCGACGGGGTGGACGGTCTGCTGTGCGACCCCGACGATGTGGCTTCGCTGACCGAGGCCCTCAACCGCTTCTACGCTCCCGGCGAGCCGCAGCGCCTGCGTGCCGCCGTCCGTCCGGTGGACGACGCCCCGCTGTGGGACGCCTATGTGAAGAGCCTGCTGGCCGGGTGA
- a CDS encoding glycosyltransferase family 2 protein: MSTEPDSRSEHVHVTIVLPCYNEQDHVIDEVERICKAMDASGHSYELLAIDDCSTDGTLERLREAEPRFPNMRVIAFQHNSGSGTVRRIGTQQARGDIVVWTDADMTYPNERIPELVEILDDDPSVDQVVGARTTEAGSHKLLRVPAKWFIRKVAERLTNTKIPDLNSGMRAFRREVSLPYLRLLPPGFSCVTTITIAFLANQHPVRYVPIDYYKRAGKSKFRFFKDAYRYILQVLRMVMYFNPLAVLMPPALWLLGIGVAKGIFDMVVHFGYFANNTVMIFISGLLIASLALLADLIVRSRGDT, from the coding sequence GTGAGCACCGAGCCCGACAGCCGATCCGAGCATGTCCACGTGACGATCGTCCTGCCCTGCTACAACGAGCAGGACCACGTCATCGACGAGGTCGAGCGCATCTGCAAGGCGATGGACGCCAGCGGCCACAGTTATGAGCTGCTGGCCATCGACGACTGCTCGACCGACGGCACGCTGGAGCGGCTGCGGGAGGCCGAGCCCCGCTTCCCCAACATGCGGGTCATCGCCTTCCAGCACAACAGCGGCTCGGGCACCGTCCGGCGGATCGGCACCCAGCAGGCGCGCGGCGACATCGTGGTGTGGACCGACGCCGACATGACCTACCCCAACGAGCGGATCCCCGAGCTGGTGGAGATCCTCGACGACGACCCGTCGGTGGACCAGGTGGTCGGCGCGCGCACCACCGAGGCCGGCAGCCACAAGCTGCTGCGGGTGCCCGCCAAGTGGTTCATCCGCAAGGTCGCCGAGCGGCTCACCAACACCAAGATCCCGGACCTGAACTCCGGGATGCGGGCCTTCCGCCGCGAGGTGTCGCTGCCCTACCTGCGGCTGCTGCCGCCCGGGTTCTCCTGCGTCACCACGATCACCATCGCGTTCCTGGCCAACCAGCACCCGGTGCGGTACGTGCCGATCGACTACTACAAGCGGGCCGGCAAGTCCAAGTTCCGCTTCTTCAAGGACGCCTACCGCTACATCTTGCAGGTGCTGCGGATGGTCATGTACTTCAACCCGCTGGCCGTGCTGATGCCCCCGGCGCTGTGGCTGCTGGGCATCGGCGTGGCCAAGGGCATCTTCGACATGGTCGTCCACTTCGGCTACTTCGCCAACAACACCGTGATGATCTTCATCTCCGGGCTGCTGATCGCCTCGCTGGCGCTGCTGGCCGACCTGATCGTCCGCTCCCGGGGAGACACGTGA
- a CDS encoding TIGR03089 family protein — translation MADYGPARLLERRLIDNPSRPLLTFYDDATGERVELSAKTLANWVAKTANLLVDGLGAQPGDRAALVLPPHWQSAVWLLACWSAGLVAEPVEPERLGELEPAGAGGAYFLVAAEEVLSVPGWYEEHAADAEEVIGLSLHALGRPLSECPAGVLDYAVEVRGYGDRFAPPVPVDAKAPALRVAEETSAANVTFATLSAGELVDRAADAAAAWDLDAGSRVLSDLPFTTLQGVLVGVLTPLAAGSSVIIQRNLDESALDRRISVEHVTAVAGVLGWDGPSGSVRRLVR, via the coding sequence ATGGCTGACTACGGACCCGCACGGCTGCTGGAGCGGCGCCTGATCGACAACCCCTCGCGCCCCCTGCTGACCTTCTACGACGACGCCACCGGCGAGCGCGTGGAGCTGTCGGCCAAGACGCTGGCCAACTGGGTGGCCAAGACCGCCAATCTGCTGGTGGACGGGCTGGGGGCGCAGCCCGGCGACCGGGCGGCGCTGGTGCTGCCGCCGCACTGGCAGAGCGCGGTGTGGCTGCTGGCGTGCTGGTCGGCCGGGCTGGTCGCCGAGCCGGTGGAGCCCGAACGGCTCGGCGAGCTCGAACCTGCGGGCGCGGGCGGCGCGTATTTCCTGGTGGCCGCGGAGGAGGTGCTGTCGGTGCCCGGCTGGTACGAGGAGCACGCCGCCGACGCCGAGGAGGTCATCGGCCTGTCGCTGCATGCGCTGGGCCGTCCGCTGAGCGAGTGCCCTGCGGGGGTGCTGGACTACGCGGTGGAGGTCCGCGGGTACGGCGACCGCTTCGCGCCGCCCGTCCCGGTGGACGCGAAGGCCCCCGCGTTGCGGGTGGCGGAAGAGACTTCCGCGGCAAACGTGACATTTGCCACACTATCCGCCGGAGAGCTGGTGGACCGGGCCGCCGATGCCGCCGCCGCATGGGATTTGGACGCCGGTAGCCGGGTGCTCTCCGACCTGCCGTTCACGACCCTGCAAGGGGTGCTGGTGGGGGTTCTCACCCCCCTGGCGGCGGGGTCGTCGGTCATAATTCAACGAAATCTCGACGAGTCCGCCCTTGATCGACGAATTTCTGTGGAGCATGTGACAGCAGTGGCCGGTGTGCTGGGATGGGACGGGCCGTCCGGCTCCGTCCGCCGGCTGGTCCGCTAG
- a CDS encoding LCP family protein: MNSNPMYMEYVDDDEPPPVRRRGWRILGWVAVGLSVALVGSSLGVYGYYRKLNGNIARENINYGPRPEKLNDAMNILLLGSDTRTGANAKYGRGMQNDPPRSDTMILLHLSPGGEQAIGISFPRDLMVPIPSCKSRDGQVVPASSIAMINESFTRGGAPCTVKTIENLTNIRIDHFLQVDFVGFKNITTAVGGVEICLPKDVNDPQSRLRLSKGRHIVKGETALAYVRTRKALGNGSDIDRIKRQQQFMASLANKAMSAGVLSNPVKLNALLSAATKSLTTDEDLDLQAMTKIARGMQGLTAGKLRFVTVPWTQYPPDPNRVALRQPDADQFFAAIRNDTGIPQKKRTAPKISPSRIRVRVYNASGIDGQARRVADQLEAQGYQVVGVGTLTTRRTTRILYGPGAGREALALAEAVPDADGQPVARANGTAGIVDLVVGPDWTALKPRQTGIPRQQDEVRGTDDVCKT; encoded by the coding sequence ATGAACAGCAACCCGATGTACATGGAGTACGTCGACGACGACGAGCCGCCCCCAGTACGTCGACGCGGCTGGCGCATCCTCGGCTGGGTCGCCGTCGGCCTGTCGGTCGCGCTGGTCGGCTCCAGCCTGGGCGTCTACGGCTACTACCGGAAGCTCAACGGCAACATCGCCCGCGAGAACATCAACTACGGGCCGCGGCCGGAGAAGCTCAACGACGCCATGAACATCCTGCTGCTGGGCTCCGACACCCGCACCGGCGCCAACGCCAAGTACGGGCGCGGCATGCAGAACGACCCGCCGCGGTCGGACACGATGATCCTGCTGCACCTGTCCCCCGGCGGCGAGCAGGCCATCGGCATCAGCTTCCCGCGCGACCTGATGGTGCCGATCCCCTCCTGCAAGAGCCGCGACGGCCAGGTGGTGCCCGCCTCCAGCATCGCGATGATCAACGAGTCGTTCACCCGGGGCGGGGCCCCCTGCACGGTCAAGACCATCGAGAACCTGACCAACATCCGCATCGACCACTTCCTGCAGGTCGACTTCGTGGGCTTCAAGAACATCACCACCGCCGTCGGCGGGGTGGAGATCTGCCTGCCCAAGGACGTCAACGACCCGCAGTCCCGGCTGCGCCTCAGCAAGGGCCGGCACATCGTCAAGGGCGAGACCGCGCTGGCCTACGTGCGCACCCGCAAGGCGCTGGGCAACGGCTCCGACATCGACCGCATCAAGCGCCAGCAGCAGTTCATGGCCTCGCTGGCCAACAAGGCGATGAGCGCCGGGGTGCTCAGCAACCCGGTCAAGCTGAACGCGCTGCTGTCGGCGGCCACCAAGTCGCTGACCACCGATGAGGACCTGGACCTGCAGGCGATGACCAAGATCGCCCGGGGGATGCAGGGGCTGACCGCCGGCAAGCTGCGCTTCGTCACCGTGCCGTGGACCCAGTACCCGCCCGACCCCAACCGGGTGGCGCTGCGCCAGCCCGACGCCGACCAGTTCTTCGCCGCGATCCGCAACGACACCGGCATCCCGCAGAAGAAGCGCACCGCCCCCAAGATCTCGCCCAGCCGGATCCGGGTGCGGGTCTACAACGCCAGCGGCATCGACGGCCAGGCCCGCCGCGTCGCCGACCAGCTCGAGGCGCAGGGCTACCAGGTCGTCGGGGTGGGCACGCTCACCACCCGCCGCACCACGCGGATCCTGTACGGGCCGGGCGCCGGGCGGGAGGCCCTGGCGCTGGCCGAGGCGGTCCCCGACGCCGACGGGCAGCCCGTCGCCCGCGCCAACGGCACCGCCGGCATCGTGGACCTGGTGGTGGGCCCGGACTGGACCGCCCTCAAGCCCCGCCAGACCGGGATCCCCCGTCAGCAGGACGAGGTGCGCGGGACCGACGATGTCTGCAAGACCTGA
- a CDS encoding acyltransferase family protein produces the protein MTQILQPRSPLAGTPEGTAADRPAAPAPKDAAAPRKKERDPFFDNAKFLAILLVVIGHSIVGLRDVPLASTLYLAIYMFHMPLFIVLTGYLSRNFTFGSGKARKLIVALGVPYVVFEFAYSIYDWQVGGNKLKISLLDPYYLTWFLMALFLWRLSTPVWQQIRWPLAIAVGISLLSYMDDLGDDLELHRTLGLLPFYVLGLMLRPEHFELVKRPIARLFGVAVLSGAVVVAYFAYPRMNIDWVYWKHGHAELGVSNLVGTGMRLAMMICAVILVAAFLSLVPRRRTWFTGLGAMTLYAYLLHGFFTRLLKFTDFRELAFWHTVPGVLTMIVIAAVVGTLLCTPPVVKTMSWLLEPKLGWAFTGLRRPGQPVRRSRS, from the coding sequence ATGACTCAGATCCTCCAGCCCCGCTCCCCCCTCGCGGGCACCCCCGAAGGCACCGCCGCGGACCGGCCGGCCGCCCCCGCGCCGAAGGACGCCGCCGCCCCGCGCAAGAAGGAGCGCGACCCGTTCTTCGACAACGCCAAGTTCCTGGCCATCCTGCTGGTGGTGATCGGGCACTCCATCGTGGGGCTGCGGGACGTGCCGCTGGCGAGCACGCTGTACCTGGCGATCTACATGTTCCACATGCCGCTGTTCATCGTGCTCACCGGCTACCTGTCCCGGAACTTCACCTTCGGGTCCGGCAAGGCCCGCAAGCTGATCGTGGCGCTCGGCGTGCCGTATGTGGTGTTCGAGTTCGCCTACTCCATCTACGACTGGCAGGTCGGCGGCAACAAGCTGAAGATCAGCCTGCTGGACCCCTACTACCTGACCTGGTTTTTGATGGCGCTGTTCCTGTGGCGGCTGTCGACCCCGGTCTGGCAGCAGATCCGCTGGCCGCTGGCCATCGCGGTGGGCATCTCGCTGCTGTCGTACATGGACGACCTGGGCGATGACCTGGAGCTGCACCGCACGCTGGGACTGCTGCCGTTCTACGTGCTGGGGCTGATGCTGCGGCCGGAGCACTTCGAGCTCGTCAAGCGGCCCATCGCCCGCCTCTTCGGGGTGGCGGTGCTGAGCGGTGCCGTCGTGGTGGCCTACTTCGCCTACCCGCGCATGAACATCGACTGGGTGTACTGGAAGCACGGCCACGCCGAGCTCGGGGTGAGCAACCTGGTCGGCACGGGAATGCGGCTGGCCATGATGATCTGCGCGGTGATCCTGGTGGCCGCGTTCCTGTCGCTGGTGCCGCGCCGCCGCACCTGGTTCACCGGGCTGGGCGCCATGACGCTGTACGCCTACCTGCTGCACGGGTTCTTCACCCGGCTGCTGAAGTTCACCGACTTCCGCGAGCTGGCGTTCTGGCACACCGTGCCGGGTGTGCTGACGATGATCGTGATCGCCGCCGTGGTCGGCACGCTGCTGTGCACCCCGCCTGTGGTGAAGACCATGAGCTGGCTGCTGGAGCCGAAACTCGGCTGGGCCTTCACCGGGCTGCGCAGGCCCGGCCAGCCGGTGCGGCGCAGCCGTTCCTGA